The Saccopteryx leptura isolate mSacLep1 chromosome 2, mSacLep1_pri_phased_curated, whole genome shotgun sequence genome has a window encoding:
- the LOC136394918 gene encoding tubulin alpha-1A chain: MRECISIHVGQAGVQIGNACWELYCLEHGIQPDGQMPSDKTIGGGDDSFNTFFSETGAGKHVPRAVFVDLEPTVIDEVRTGTYRQLFHPEQLITGKEDAANNYARGHYTIGKEIIDLVLDRIRKLADQCTGLQGFLVFHSFGGGTGSGFTSLLMERLSVDYGKKSKLEFSIYPAPQVSTAVVEPYNSILTTHTTLEHSDCAFMVDNEAIYDICRRNLDIERPTYTNLNRLIGQIVSSITASLRFDGALNVDLTEFQTNLVPYPRIHFPLATYAPVISAEKAYHEQLSVAEITNACFEPANQMVKCDPRHGKYMACCLLYRGDVVPKDVNAAIATIKTKRTIQFVDWCPTGFKVGINYQPPTVVPGGDLAKVQRAVCMLSNTTAIAEAWARLDHKFDLMYAKRAFVHWYVGEGMEEGEFSEAREDMAALEKDYEEVGVDSVEGEGEEEGEEY; this comes from the exons CGTGAGTGCATCTCCATCCATGTTGGCCAGGCTGGTGTCCAGATTGGCAATGCCTGCTGGGAGCTCTACTGCCTGGAACACGGCATCCAGCCCGATGGCCAGATGCCAAGTGACAAGACCATTGGAGGGGGAGATGACTCTTTCAATACCTTCTTCAGTGAGACAGGCGCTGGCAAGCATGTGCCTAGGGCAGTGTTTGTAGACCTGGAACCCACAGTCATTG ATGAAGTTCGCACTGGTACCTACCGCCAGCTCTTCCACCCTGAGCAGCTCATCACAGGCAAAGAAGATGCTGCCAATAACTATGCCCGTGGACACTACACCATTGGCAAGGAGATCATTGACCTCGTCTTGGACCGAATTCGGAAACTG gCTGACCAGTGCACAGGTCTTCAGGGCTTCTTGGTTTTCCACAGCTTTGGTGGGGGAACTGGTTCCGGGTTCACCTCCCTGCTGATGGAACGTCTCTCTGTCGATTACGGCAAGAAGTCCAAGCTGGAGTTCTCTATTTACCCAGCACCCCAGGTTTCCACAGCTGTAGTTGAGCCCTACAACTCCATCCTCACCACTCACACCACCCTGGAGCACTCTGACTGTGCCTTCATGGTTGACAATGAGGCCATCTATGACATCTGTCGTAGAAATCTTGATATTGAACGCCCAACCTACACTAACCTGAATAGGTTGATAGGTCAAATTGTATCCTCCATCACTGCTTCCCTCAGGTTTGATGGAGCCCTGAATGTTGATCTGACTGAATTCCAGACCAACCTGGTGCCCTATCCCCGCATCCACTTCCCTCTGGCCACATATGCCCCTGTCATCTCTGCTGAGAAAGCCTACCATGAACAGCTTTCTGTAGCAGAGATCACCAATGCGTGCTTTGAGCCAGCCAACCAGATGGTGAAATGTGACCCTCGCCACGGTAAATACATGGCTTGCTGCCTGCTGTACCGAGGTGATGTGGTTCCCAAAGATGTCAATGCAGCCATTGCCACCATCAAGACCAAGCGTACTATCCAGTTTGTAGACTGGTGCCCCACTGGCTTCAAAGTTGGCATTAATTACCAGCCTCCCACTGTGGTCCCTGGTGGAGACCTGGCCAAAGTGCAGCGAGCTGTGTGCATGCTGAGCAACACCACAGCTATTGCTGAGGCCTGGGCTCGCCTGGACCACAAGTTTGACCTGATGTATGCCAAGCGTGCCTTTGTTCACTGGTATGTGGGTGAGGGCATGGAGGAAGGAGAGTTCTCCGAGGCACGTGAGGACATGGCTG